One Natrinema marinum genomic window carries:
- the mutL gene encoding DNA mismatch repair endonuclease MutL, which produces MSDESTPSETEIHRLDDDTVARIAAGEVVERPASAVKELVENSVDADASSVDVAVEAGGTDLIRVADDGHGMTEADLRAAVREHTTSKIDGLEDLESGVATLGFRGEALHTIGSVSRLTIRSRPREADGAGTELVSEGGDVTSVEPTGCPTGTIVEVEDLFYNTPARRKFLKTTATEFAHVNRVVTRYALANPDVAVSLTHDGREVFSTTGQGDLQAALLAVYGREVASAMIPVEADGDDLPPGPLDSVSGLVSHPETNRSSRDYLATYVNGRAVTADAVREGIMGAYGTQLGGDRYPFVTLFLEVPGDAVDVNVHPRKREVRFDDDDAVRRQVDSAVESALLEHGLLRSRAPRGRSAPGEARVEPGDGRDANAETPDHEPTTLEGSSETAGSSADGDSVSAAEPNDAPPDGDSETAHASAGVGSSRPGDETRPSPNDGPTATPRSERTTETAASNADESTVTGSTETRSRSSGPTADRDRGSPSARGSSSDAGPERERKFDAATEQRTLTGEAATGGETTFDSLPSLRVLGQLHDTYLVCETPDGLVLIDQHAADERVNYERLQRAFADDPSAQALAEPVDLELTAAEAEAFEHYREALSRLGFYADRTDDRTVAVTTVPAVFAETLEPGRLRDVLASFLEGDREAGAETVDALADEFLGDLACYPSITGNTSLTEGSVVELLEALDDCENPYACPHGRPVIVQFDEAEIEDRFERDYPGHGG; this is translated from the coding sequence ATGAGCGACGAGAGCACCCCATCCGAGACCGAGATCCACCGGCTCGACGACGACACCGTCGCCCGCATCGCCGCCGGCGAGGTCGTCGAGCGGCCCGCCAGCGCGGTGAAGGAACTGGTCGAGAACAGCGTAGACGCCGACGCTTCGAGCGTCGATGTCGCCGTCGAGGCGGGCGGCACCGACCTGATCCGGGTCGCCGACGACGGTCACGGGATGACCGAGGCCGATCTCCGCGCGGCCGTCCGCGAGCACACGACCAGCAAGATCGACGGCCTCGAGGACTTAGAATCGGGCGTCGCCACGCTGGGATTCCGGGGCGAGGCCCTGCACACGATCGGCTCGGTGTCGCGGCTGACCATCCGCTCGCGACCGCGCGAGGCCGACGGCGCGGGGACGGAACTCGTCTCCGAGGGCGGCGACGTGACGAGCGTCGAGCCGACCGGCTGTCCGACGGGGACGATCGTCGAGGTCGAGGATCTCTTCTACAACACGCCCGCGCGCCGGAAGTTCCTCAAGACGACGGCGACGGAGTTCGCCCACGTCAACCGCGTCGTCACGCGCTACGCGCTGGCCAACCCCGACGTGGCCGTCTCGCTGACCCACGACGGCCGCGAGGTATTCTCGACGACCGGGCAGGGCGACCTCCAGGCCGCCCTGCTGGCCGTCTACGGCCGCGAGGTCGCTTCGGCCATGATCCCGGTCGAGGCCGACGGCGACGACCTCCCACCGGGACCGCTCGACTCCGTCTCGGGGCTCGTTTCCCATCCGGAGACCAACCGCTCGAGCCGGGATTACCTCGCGACGTACGTCAACGGTCGCGCCGTCACCGCCGACGCCGTCCGCGAGGGGATCATGGGCGCCTACGGCACGCAACTCGGCGGCGACCGCTACCCCTTCGTCACGCTCTTCCTCGAGGTGCCCGGCGACGCCGTCGACGTGAACGTCCATCCCAGAAAGCGCGAGGTACGGTTCGACGACGACGACGCGGTCCGCCGCCAGGTCGATTCGGCCGTCGAGTCGGCGCTGCTCGAGCACGGCCTGCTCCGCTCGCGGGCACCGCGGGGGCGGTCGGCGCCGGGTGAAGCGCGGGTCGAGCCCGGTGACGGGCGAGATGCCAACGCCGAAACGCCCGACCACGAGCCGACGACGCTCGAGGGGAGCAGCGAAACCGCCGGGTCGTCGGCCGACGGCGATAGCGTCTCGGCGGCCGAGCCGAACGACGCGCCGCCGGATGGCGATTCCGAGACCGCACACGCCAGTGCGGGGGTCGGCTCGAGTCGGCCGGGCGACGAGACACGGCCGTCACCGAACGACGGGCCGACGGCGACGCCGCGAAGCGAACGGACGACGGAGACGGCGGCGTCGAACGCGGACGAGAGTACTGTGACGGGGTCGACGGAAACCCGCTCCCGCTCGAGCGGGCCGACCGCTGATCGCGACCGGGGTTCACCCTCGGCCCGCGGCTCGAGTTCCGACGCCGGCCCAGAGCGCGAGCGCAAATTCGACGCCGCGACCGAACAGCGGACGCTGACCGGCGAGGCAGCGACGGGCGGGGAGACCACGTTCGACTCGCTGCCATCGCTGCGGGTGCTGGGCCAGTTGCACGACACCTATCTCGTCTGCGAGACACCCGACGGACTCGTCTTGATCGACCAGCACGCCGCCGACGAACGCGTCAACTACGAGCGGCTGCAGCGAGCGTTCGCCGACGATCCGAGCGCGCAGGCACTCGCCGAACCGGTCGACCTCGAGTTGACGGCCGCGGAGGCCGAGGCATTCGAACACTACCGCGAGGCGCTCTCCCGACTGGGATTCTACGCCGATCGGACCGACGACCGGACGGTCGCGGTGACGACCGTCCCCGCGGTGTTCGCGGAGACGCTCGAGCCCGGTCGGCTGCGGGACGTGCTCGCCTCGTTCCTCGAGGGCGACCGCGAGGCGGGCGCGGAGACGGTCGACGCGCTGGCCGACGAGTTTCTCGGCGATCTGGCCTGTTATCCCTCGATCACCGGCAACACGTCGCTGACGGAGGGATCGGTCGTCGAATTGCTCGAGGCCTTAGACGACTGCGAGAACCCCTACGCCTGCCCGCACGGCCGGCCGGTGATCGTGCAGTTCGACGAGGCGGAGATCGAGGATCGATTCGAGCGGGATTATCCCGGCCACGGCGGGTAA
- a CDS encoding SDR family NAD(P)-dependent oxidoreductase, which produces MHEADFDVAGKTAIVTGASQGIGQAIAETLAAGGANVAICSRSMDRVGPVAEGINEADDAADALAVECNVREREQVQNLVDETVDEFGDIDILVNNAGGEFVAPFEDISENGWKTIVDLNLNSTVHCTQLAGEVMREGDGGVIINLSSVNGQHAAPGESHYSASKAAIIRLTETLAAEWAEYGIRINCIAPGLIQTPGVAETLGIDSEDMPPREQADRRIGYGEDIADVAQFLSSPAASFMNGETVTVKGVPRAGNSTSQDLGLED; this is translated from the coding sequence ATGCACGAAGCTGACTTCGACGTTGCGGGGAAGACCGCAATCGTCACCGGAGCGAGCCAGGGAATCGGCCAGGCGATCGCGGAGACGCTCGCGGCCGGCGGCGCGAACGTGGCGATCTGCTCGCGGTCGATGGACCGCGTCGGCCCGGTCGCCGAGGGGATCAACGAGGCCGACGACGCGGCCGACGCGCTCGCGGTCGAGTGTAACGTCCGTGAGCGCGAGCAGGTCCAGAACTTAGTCGACGAGACGGTCGACGAGTTCGGCGATATCGACATCCTCGTCAACAACGCCGGTGGGGAGTTCGTCGCGCCCTTCGAGGACATCTCCGAGAACGGCTGGAAGACCATCGTCGACCTCAATCTCAATAGCACGGTCCACTGCACGCAACTGGCCGGCGAGGTCATGCGCGAGGGCGACGGCGGCGTCATCATCAACCTCTCCTCGGTCAACGGCCAGCACGCCGCGCCCGGCGAGAGCCACTACAGCGCGTCGAAGGCCGCGATCATCCGCCTGACTGAGACGCTGGCCGCCGAGTGGGCCGAATACGGCATCCGCATCAACTGTATCGCGCCCGGGCTGATTCAGACCCCCGGCGTCGCCGAGACGCTCGGCATCGACAGCGAGGACATGCCGCCCCGCGAGCAGGCCGACCGCCGCATCGGCTACGGGGAGGACATCGCCGACGTGGCGCAGTTCCTCTCGAGTCCCGCCGCCTCCTTCATGAACGGCGAGACCGTGACCGTGAAGGGCGTCCCGCGGGCCGGCAACTCGACGTCACAGGACCTCGGTCTCGAGGACTGA